One window from the genome of Oryctolagus cuniculus chromosome 1, mOryCun1.1, whole genome shotgun sequence encodes:
- the PUS3 gene encoding tRNA pseudouridine(38/39) synthase — protein MAENDTDRNQTEKLLKRIQELEQEVQRLKKEQGNYKDSNIRENASGTGKAKRTFDFSAHGRRHVALRIAYLGWGYQGFASQENTTNTIEEKLFEALTKTRLVESRQTSNYHRCGRTDKGVSAFGQVISLDLRSQFPMAKDSESCNSKDEANDVAEEIRYTHILNRVLPPDIRILAWAPVDPGFSARFSCLERTYHYFFPRADLDIVTMNCAAQKYVGTHDFRNLCKMDVANGVINFQRTILSAKVQLVGQSLGEERWQEHFQLCQFEVTGQAFLYHQVRCMMAILFLIGQGMEKPDIIDELLNVEKNPQKPQYSMAVEFPLVLHDCKFENIKWIYDQEVQQFNVTHLQQLWANHAVKTHVLYSMLKGLDSVAVSCGTGPKTDGVIEWRNVTPPVIKHTSAFVEGVKMRTYKPLMDRPKCQGLESRIQHFVRRGRIEHPHLLHKKEAKGKRDCNDTHEEEKTVLENPTKRVCVDTEIKSII, from the exons ATGGCTGAAAATGACACAGACAGAAACCAGACTGAGAAACTTCTAAAAAGAATACAAGAACTGGAACAGGAGGTACAAAGACTTAAAAAGGAACAGGGCAACTATAAGGACTCAAACATTAGAGAAAATGCCTCAGGAACTGGAAAAGCTAAGCGTACATTTGATTTCAGTGCTCATGGCCGAAGACATGTAGCCCTAAGGATAGCCTATTTGGGCTGGGGATACCAGGGCTTTGCTAGTCAGGAAAACACAACCAATACCATTGAAGAGAAACTGTTTGAGGCACTAACCAAGACTCGACTAGTAGAAAGCAGACAGACGTCCAACTATCACCGGTGTGGACGAACAGACAAAGGAGTTAGTGCCTTTGGACAG GTAATTTCTCTTGACCTTCGTTCTCAGTTTCCAATGGCCAAAGATTCAGAAAGTTGTAATTCAAAAGATGAAGCTAATGATGTTGCTGAAGAGATCCGTTATACCCACATCCTCAATCGGGTGCTCCCTCCAGACATCCGTATACTGGCCTGGGCCCCAGTAGATCCTGGTTTCAGTGCTAGGTTCAGCTGTCTTGAGCGGACTTACCACTATTTTTTCCCTCGTGCTGATTTAGATATTGTGACCATGAATTGTGCAGCCCAGAAGTATGTTGGCACCCATGATTTCAGGAACTTGTGTAAAATGGATGTAGCTAATGGAGTTATTAATTTTCAGAGAACTATTTTGTCTGCTAAAGTACAGTTAGTGGGCCAGAGCCTGGGTGAGGAGAGATGGCAAGAACATTTCCAGTTATGTCAATTTGAAGTGACAGGCCAGGCATTCCTTTATCATCAAGTGCGCTGTATGATGGCTATCCTCTTTCTGATTGGCCAAGGAATGGAGAAACCAGACATAATTGATGAGCTGCTGAATGTAGAGAAGAACCCTCAGAAACCTCAATATAG TATGGCTGTAGAATTTCCTCTTGTCTTACATGATTGTAAGTTTGAAAATATCAAGTGGATCTATGACCAGGAGGTTCAACAATTCAATGTCACTCACCTACAGCAACTATGGGCCAATCATGCTGTCAAAACTCATGTGTTGTACAGCATGTTGAAAGGACTAGACTCTGTTGCAGTATCTTGTGGGACAGGGCCGAAGACAGATGGAGTGATAGAGTGGAGAAATGTGACACCCCCTGTCATAAAGCACACCAGCGCCTTTGTAGAAGGAGTGAAAATGCGCACATATAAACCACTAATGGATCGTCCTAAATGCCAAGGATTGGAATCCCGGATCCAGCATTTTGTACGTAGGGGACGCATTGAACACCCACACTTACTCCACAAGAAAGAAGCAAAAGGCAAAAGGGACTGTAATGACACACATGAAGAGGAGAAAACTGTTTTGGAGAATCCAACAAAGAGGGTCTGTGTTGATACAGAAATTAAAAGCATCATTTAA
- the HYLS1 gene encoding centriolar and ciliogenesis-associated protein HYLS1 gives MAEKRWPYSVGEAMKELMGPDGQTWANMDPEERTLAAATALTHMCARQGEGDVRREAQTTQYDPYSKASVTPGKRTTLPVQLQYPQVESNNTSETGSEASQRLRKPVMKRKVLRRKPDGEVLVTDESIVSESESGTESDLYLCDLRQRLMNLQFQEDRESPIDISQKFNLPHEYQGNSQDQLICYLQREGMGPPAYEQDLIVASRPKSFILPKLDQISRNRGKIDRVARYFEYKRDWDSMRLPGEDQRKELRWEVREQMLYRAEPQSKPQHIYVPNNYLVPTEKKRSALRWGIRCDLANGVMPRKLPFPLSPS, from the exons ATGGCAGAAAAAAG ATGGCCATACAGTGTAGGGGAAGCAATGAAGGAACTCATGGGACCTGATGGACAAACATGGGCCAATATGGATCCAGAAGAACGAACTTTAGCAGCTGCTACAGCTTTAACTCATATGTGTGCAAGACAAGGTGAGGGAGATGTCAGGAGAGAAGCCCAAACTACTCAGTATGATCCCTACAGCAAAGCCTCAGTAACCCCAGGGAAGCGAACTACTCTTCCTGTGCAACTGCAGTACCCCCAGGTAGAAAGTAATAACACTTCAGAAACAGGCTCGGAAGCCTCCCAAAGACTAAGAAAGCCAGTAATGAAGAGAAAAGTACTACGGAGAAAGCCAGATGGGGAAGTGTTAGTGACAGATGAGTCAATTGTCAGTGAATCAGAATCTGGTACAGAGAGTGATCTGTATCTCTGCGACTTAAGACAAAGGCTGATGAATCTGCAGTTCCAAGAAGACCGGGAATCCCCAATTGATATTTCACAGAAATTTAATCTACCACATGAATACCAAGGAAATTCTCAAGATCAGCTCATTTGCTATCTACAAAGAGAAGGAATGGGCCCTCCAGCTTATGAACAAGACCTGATTGTGGCCAGCAGACCCAAGTCCTTTATTCTCCCCAAACTGGACCAGATAAGCCGAAACCGGGGCAAGATAGACCGCGTAGCCCGATATTTTGAGTACAAACGCGACTGGGACTCAATGCGATTACCTGGTGAAGATCAAAGGAAGGAATTACGCTGGGAGGTCCGAGAGCAGATGCTTTATAGAGCAGAGCCCCAGTCCAAGCCTCAGCACATATATGTGCCAAACAATTATCTAGTACCAACTGAGAAGAAAAGATCTGCCCTCCGTTGGGGTATTCGTTGTGACCTTGCAAATGGTGTCATGCCCAGGAAGcttccctttcctctttctccttcataA